Proteins encoded together in one Telopea speciosissima isolate NSW1024214 ecotype Mountain lineage chromosome 6, Tspe_v1, whole genome shotgun sequence window:
- the LOC122664161 gene encoding putative caffeoyl-CoA O-methyltransferase At1g67980 isoform X3, whose amino-acid sequence MGETDAPRKGILQSEALHQYVLETSAYPREHELLKEIREVTIKKSDMLVPADEGQFLSMLLKIINAKNTLELGVFTGYSLLTTALALPNDAKITAIDKNREAYETGLPFIQKAGVEHKINFINSNALTVLDEMLTNNEMELFDFAFVDADKPNYIHYHERLMKLVKIGGVIAYDNTLWYGSVALDEEKTHEKYKNNRKAIMDLNTYLASDPNIELSQISIGDGVTLCRRLH is encoded by the exons ATGGGAGAGACAGACGCTCCTCGTAAGGGCATCCTTCAAAGTGAAGCTCTTCatcag TATGTCTTAGAGACAAGTGCTTACCCAAGAGAGCATGAGCTGCTCAAGGAGATCAGAGAAGTGACCATTAAGAA GAGTGACATGCTTGTTCCAGCTGACGAAGGACAGTTCTTATCCATGCTTTTGAAAATCATAAATGCCAAGAACACATTGGAACTCGGCGTTTTCACTGGTTATTCTCTCCTAACCACTGCTCTCGCACTTCCAAATGATGCTAAG ATAACAGCGATTGATAAGAATAGAGAGGCCTATGAGACTGGTTTGCCCTTCATACAAAAAGCTGGTGTGGAGCACAAAATCAACTTTATAAATTCAAATGCTCTAACAGTATTAGATGAAATGCTGACCAACAATGAAATGGAGTTGTTCGATTTTGCATTTGTTGATGCTGATAAACCTAATTACATTCATTACCATGAACGATTGATGAAGCTGGTGAAGATTGGAGGAGTTATTGCTTATGATAACACACTATGGTATGGATCAGTTGCTCTTGATGAAGAGAAGACCCATGAGAAATACAAGAATAACAGAAAGGCTATCATGGATTTAAATACCTACTTGGCTTCTGATCCCAATATAGAATTATCTCAAATCTCTATTGGTGATGGTGTTACCTTGTGCAGACGCCTTCATTAA
- the LOC122664161 gene encoding putative caffeoyl-CoA O-methyltransferase At1g67980 isoform X2, producing the protein MGETDAPRKGILQSEALHQYVLETSAYPREHELLKEIREVTIKKYKIWSDMLVPADEGQFLSMLLKIINAKNTLELGVFTGYSLLTTALALPNDAKITAIDKNREAYETGLPFIQKAGVEHKINFINSNALTVLDEMLTNNEMELFDFAFVDADKPNYIHYHERLMKLVKIGGVIAYDNTLWYGSVALDEEKTHEKYKNNRKAIMDLNTYLASDPNIELSQISIGDGVTLCRRLH; encoded by the exons ATGGGAGAGACAGACGCTCCTCGTAAGGGCATCCTTCAAAGTGAAGCTCTTCatcag TATGTCTTAGAGACAAGTGCTTACCCAAGAGAGCATGAGCTGCTCAAGGAGATCAGAGAAGTGACCATTAAGAAGTATAAAATTTG GAGTGACATGCTTGTTCCAGCTGACGAAGGACAGTTCTTATCCATGCTTTTGAAAATCATAAATGCCAAGAACACATTGGAACTCGGCGTTTTCACTGGTTATTCTCTCCTAACCACTGCTCTCGCACTTCCAAATGATGCTAAG ATAACAGCGATTGATAAGAATAGAGAGGCCTATGAGACTGGTTTGCCCTTCATACAAAAAGCTGGTGTGGAGCACAAAATCAACTTTATAAATTCAAATGCTCTAACAGTATTAGATGAAATGCTGACCAACAATGAAATGGAGTTGTTCGATTTTGCATTTGTTGATGCTGATAAACCTAATTACATTCATTACCATGAACGATTGATGAAGCTGGTGAAGATTGGAGGAGTTATTGCTTATGATAACACACTATGGTATGGATCAGTTGCTCTTGATGAAGAGAAGACCCATGAGAAATACAAGAATAACAGAAAGGCTATCATGGATTTAAATACCTACTTGGCTTCTGATCCCAATATAGAATTATCTCAAATCTCTATTGGTGATGGTGTTACCTTGTGCAGACGCCTTCATTAA
- the LOC122664161 gene encoding norbelladine 4'-O-methyltransferase-like isoform X4 has translation MLVPADEGQFLSMLLKIINAKNTLELGVFTGYSLLTTALALPNDAKITAIDKNREAYETGLPFIQKAGVEHKINFINSNALTVLDEMLTNNEMELFDFAFVDADKPNYIHYHERLMKLVKIGGVIAYDNTLWYGSVALDEEKTHEKYKNNRKAIMDLNTYLASDPNIELSQISIGDGVTLCRRLH, from the exons ATGCTTGTTCCAGCTGACGAAGGACAGTTCTTATCCATGCTTTTGAAAATCATAAATGCCAAGAACACATTGGAACTCGGCGTTTTCACTGGTTATTCTCTCCTAACCACTGCTCTCGCACTTCCAAATGATGCTAAG ATAACAGCGATTGATAAGAATAGAGAGGCCTATGAGACTGGTTTGCCCTTCATACAAAAAGCTGGTGTGGAGCACAAAATCAACTTTATAAATTCAAATGCTCTAACAGTATTAGATGAAATGCTGACCAACAATGAAATGGAGTTGTTCGATTTTGCATTTGTTGATGCTGATAAACCTAATTACATTCATTACCATGAACGATTGATGAAGCTGGTGAAGATTGGAGGAGTTATTGCTTATGATAACACACTATGGTATGGATCAGTTGCTCTTGATGAAGAGAAGACCCATGAGAAATACAAGAATAACAGAAAGGCTATCATGGATTTAAATACCTACTTGGCTTCTGATCCCAATATAGAATTATCTCAAATCTCTATTGGTGATGGTGTTACCTTGTGCAGACGCCTTCATTAA